One stretch of Amycolatopsis tolypomycina DNA includes these proteins:
- a CDS encoding IS110 family transposase, giving the protein MSGSFSVFLGLDVGKDTHHAVGLDPEGNRLHDGPLPNTEPKLKALFDKLAQHGPLLVVVDQPATIGALPVAVARAAGHQVAYLPGLAMRRIADLYPGRAKTDARDAFVIADAARSLPHTLRPVDVGDEALAELEVLVGFDDDLAGEATRISNRIRGLLTGIHPALEHAIGPKVSHPAVLEILSRCGGPAGIAKAGRRQLTAIAKVHAPRMGERLVEAIMAALAEQTVTVPGTAAADTVLPRLADSLKAVLLQRKQVAEQVEGILDAHPLAGVLTSMPGIGVRTAARILLEVGDASNFASSAHLAAYAGIAPVTRSSGTSIKGEHPARTGNRQLKRAFFLAAFAALADPTSRAYYDRKRTEGKKHNAALICLARRRCDVLYAMLRNGTHYRQPAPAAA; this is encoded by the coding sequence ATGAGCGGCAGCTTCAGCGTGTTTCTCGGCCTGGACGTCGGCAAGGACACCCATCACGCGGTCGGCCTGGACCCCGAGGGCAACCGTCTGCATGACGGGCCGCTGCCCAACACCGAACCGAAACTGAAGGCCCTGTTCGACAAGCTCGCTCAGCATGGGCCGCTGCTGGTCGTGGTGGACCAACCGGCCACGATCGGGGCGTTGCCGGTCGCGGTCGCCCGCGCCGCCGGGCACCAGGTGGCTTATCTGCCCGGGCTGGCGATGCGCCGCATCGCCGATCTCTACCCGGGTCGGGCCAAGACCGACGCCCGGGACGCGTTCGTCATCGCCGACGCCGCCCGCTCCCTGCCCCACACCCTCCGGCCCGTCGACGTCGGTGACGAAGCCCTGGCCGAGCTGGAGGTGCTGGTCGGGTTCGACGATGACCTGGCCGGCGAGGCCACCCGGATCAGCAACCGCATCCGCGGCCTGCTCACCGGCATCCACCCCGCCCTCGAACACGCCATCGGCCCCAAGGTCAGCCACCCCGCGGTGCTGGAGATCCTGTCCCGTTGCGGCGGCCCGGCCGGGATCGCCAAGGCCGGCCGCCGCCAACTGACCGCGATCGCGAAGGTCCACGCGCCTCGGATGGGTGAGCGGCTGGTCGAGGCGATCATGGCCGCGCTGGCCGAGCAGACCGTCACCGTCCCGGGCACCGCCGCGGCCGACACGGTCTTGCCGCGGTTGGCCGACAGCTTGAAAGCGGTTCTCCTGCAGCGGAAACAGGTGGCGGAGCAGGTGGAGGGGATACTTGATGCGCACCCTCTTGCCGGGGTCCTGACCTCGATGCCCGGCATCGGAGTCAGGACCGCAGCCCGCATCCTCCTCGAGGTCGGTGACGCCTCCAACTTTGCATCCTCGGCGCATCTGGCCGCCTACGCCGGGATCGCGCCGGTCACCCGCAGCTCCGGCACATCGATCAAGGGTGAACATCCAGCCCGGACCGGCAACCGCCAGCTCAAACGCGCGTTCTTCCTCGCCGCTTTCGCGGCCCTGGCGGATCCGACCAGCCGGGCCTACTACGACCGCAAACGCACCGAGGGCAAGAAACACAACGCTGCGCTGATCTGCCTGGCCCGCCGCCGCTGCGACGTCCTCTACGCCATGCTCCGCAACGGCACCCACTACCGCCAACCCGCTCCCGCCGCGGCTTGA
- a CDS encoding DUF998 domain-containing protein — protein MSPRRLLVPAVVAAVVVYAAADVLSSWRYAGYRARDQAISELSAFGSPVRPLMVSAILVHNVLLLVFGIGVVLAARRRIVRLIGTLQIADFVLVGLATHTFWAMSSRGRPPGFNDTMHIALSGVFSLLVLAMLILSAVAFPGWFRWYALATTVVVAGFGVASAFAMRGLDRNDTPWAGGFERINAYAYFAWLVLLAVQVARTARKR, from the coding sequence GTGAGCCCGAGGCGGTTGCTGGTCCCGGCCGTCGTCGCGGCGGTGGTGGTCTACGCCGCCGCCGACGTGCTGTCCTCGTGGCGGTATGCCGGCTACCGCGCCCGGGACCAGGCGATCAGCGAGCTGAGCGCGTTCGGGTCGCCGGTGCGGCCGCTGATGGTGAGCGCGATCCTGGTCCACAACGTCCTGTTGCTGGTGTTCGGGATCGGGGTCGTGCTCGCGGCCCGCCGCCGGATCGTGCGGTTGATCGGCACTCTGCAGATCGCCGACTTCGTTCTCGTGGGCCTCGCGACGCACACGTTCTGGGCGATGAGCTCGCGTGGCCGGCCACCGGGGTTCAACGACACCATGCACATCGCGCTGTCGGGCGTGTTCAGCCTGCTCGTGCTGGCGATGCTGATCCTCTCGGCGGTCGCCTTCCCGGGCTGGTTCCGCTGGTACGCGCTCGCGACCACGGTCGTGGTCGCCGGTTTCGGCGTCGCGTCCGCGTTCGCGATGCGCGGGCTCGACCGGAACGACACGCCGTGGGCCGGCGGGTTCGAGCGCATCAACGCCTACGCCTACTTCGCCTGGCTCGTGCTGCTGGCCGTGCAGGTGGCCCGCACCGCCCGAAAGCGGTGA
- the gap gene encoding type I glyceraldehyde-3-phosphate dehydrogenase, whose amino-acid sequence MTVSLGINGFGRIGRDILRCVLETPDSPIDVVAVNDITSPDMLAHLLTHDSTYGRLRTPVEVVEGEALRVGDHLIQVSSTADPAQLPWGEYGVDVVVESTGKFRTREAAGVHLAAGAKKVVISAPGKDVDATIVLGVNEGDYDPANHHIISNASCTTNCVAPMVKVLHSAFGIRRGLLTTIHSYTGDQALLDRPHKDPRRARSAAVNVVPTSTGAAKAIGLVLPELAGKLDGVAVRVPVEDGSLTDLTVELERPVTAEQVNHAFAEAADGDLKGILRYTEAPIVSRDIIGDPASCVFDAQLTKADAHLAKVFGWYDNEWGYATRTVELVELIGRSLG is encoded by the coding sequence ATGACGGTCAGCCTCGGGATCAACGGCTTCGGCCGGATCGGCCGCGACATCCTCCGGTGCGTGCTGGAAACCCCGGACAGCCCGATCGACGTGGTCGCGGTCAACGACATCACGTCCCCGGACATGCTGGCGCACCTGCTCACGCACGACTCCACCTACGGACGGCTACGCACGCCGGTCGAGGTTGTCGAAGGCGAGGCGCTGCGCGTCGGCGACCACCTGATCCAGGTGAGCTCGACCGCGGACCCCGCGCAGCTGCCGTGGGGCGAGTACGGCGTGGACGTCGTCGTCGAATCGACCGGCAAGTTCCGCACCCGTGAAGCCGCCGGAGTGCACCTCGCCGCCGGAGCGAAGAAGGTCGTGATCTCCGCGCCCGGCAAGGACGTCGACGCGACCATTGTGCTCGGGGTCAACGAAGGCGACTACGACCCCGCGAACCACCACATCATCTCCAACGCCTCGTGCACGACCAACTGCGTCGCCCCGATGGTGAAGGTCCTGCACTCCGCGTTCGGCATCCGCCGCGGCCTGCTCACCACGATCCACAGCTACACCGGCGACCAGGCCCTGCTGGACCGCCCGCACAAGGACCCGCGCCGCGCCCGCTCGGCGGCGGTCAACGTGGTGCCCACCAGCACCGGCGCGGCGAAGGCGATCGGCCTGGTGCTCCCGGAGCTGGCCGGCAAGCTCGACGGCGTCGCGGTCCGCGTCCCGGTCGAGGACGGCTCGCTGACCGACCTGACGGTGGAGCTCGAGCGCCCGGTGACGGCCGAGCAGGTCAACCACGCGTTCGCCGAGGCCGCCGACGGCGACCTCAAGGGCATCCTGCGCTACACCGAGGCCCCCATCGTGTCCCGCGACATCATCGGCGATCCGGCCTCCTGCGTGTTCGACGCCCAGCTGACCAAGGCCGACGCGCACCTGGCGAAGGTGTTCGGCTGGTACGACAACGAATGGGGCTACGCGACCCGCACGGTCGAGCTCGTCGAGCTGATCGGGCGGTCGCTGGGCTGA
- a CDS encoding ATP-binding cassette domain-containing protein: MTTTADRPLLRVRGLTKKFGPVQALAGVDLDVPAGQVTALVGDNGAGKSVLIKCIAGIHVPDAGEIDWEGQPVRIRTPRDAAGLGIETVYQDLALCDNLDIVQNMFLGREKVRHVSLDEDRMELAAKETLHSLGVTTVTSVRQPVGSLSGGQRQAVAIAKAVLWHSKLVIMDEPTAALGVAQTEVVLELVGRLAERGLGVVVVSHNMNDVFDVADRIAVLYLGRMAGVYATDELTKETVVDLMTAGRSDRWSVPARTKGVAS; encoded by the coding sequence GTGACCACCACCGCCGACCGGCCGCTGCTGCGCGTCCGGGGCCTCACCAAGAAGTTCGGGCCGGTGCAGGCACTGGCCGGGGTCGACCTCGACGTCCCGGCCGGGCAGGTGACCGCGCTGGTCGGTGACAACGGCGCGGGCAAGTCCGTGCTGATCAAGTGCATAGCCGGCATCCACGTCCCGGACGCCGGCGAGATCGACTGGGAAGGCCAACCGGTGCGCATCCGCACGCCGCGGGACGCCGCCGGGCTCGGCATCGAGACCGTGTACCAGGACCTGGCCCTGTGCGACAACCTCGACATCGTGCAGAACATGTTCCTGGGCCGGGAAAAGGTCCGGCACGTGTCGCTCGACGAGGACCGCATGGAGCTGGCCGCGAAGGAGACGCTGCACAGTCTGGGCGTGACGACGGTGACGTCGGTCCGCCAGCCGGTCGGGTCGCTGTCGGGTGGCCAGCGCCAGGCGGTGGCGATCGCGAAAGCCGTGTTGTGGCACTCGAAACTGGTCATCATGGACGAGCCGACCGCGGCGCTCGGCGTGGCACAGACGGAGGTCGTGCTGGAGCTGGTCGGCCGCCTGGCCGAGCGCGGGCTCGGCGTGGTCGTGGTGTCGCACAACATGAACGACGTCTTCGACGTGGCCGACCGGATCGCGGTGCTGTACCTCGGCCGGATGGCGGGCGTGTACGCCACCGACGAGCTGACCAAGGAAACGGTCGTCGACCTGATGACCGCGGGCCGCTCCGACCGCTGGAGCGTCCCGGCCCGAACGAAGGGAGTCGCGTCATGA
- a CDS encoding universal stress protein, with the protein MTEATARGRIVVGVDGSDAGTAALVWAAGQAAAGGAELDVVTVWLHDAMLDDASVNRTLEEARRVHVHELEKLVTAVTKDLTGVTARCSAPDGDPAGVLTERAKEATMLVVGSHGKGKVRAALAGSVSSACLRHATCPVAVIPPPARTPDSPLGRRLAEVTGETA; encoded by the coding sequence ATGACCGAAGCAACGGCGAGAGGCCGGATCGTGGTCGGTGTCGACGGTTCCGACGCCGGTACGGCCGCGCTCGTGTGGGCGGCCGGGCAGGCGGCGGCCGGCGGCGCCGAACTGGACGTCGTGACGGTGTGGCTGCACGACGCGATGCTCGACGACGCGTCCGTGAACCGGACTCTCGAGGAAGCCCGCCGGGTGCACGTCCACGAGCTGGAGAAGCTCGTCACCGCGGTGACGAAGGACCTCACCGGCGTGACCGCCCGGTGCTCGGCGCCCGACGGCGATCCCGCCGGGGTGCTGACCGAGCGGGCGAAGGAAGCGACCATGCTGGTGGTCGGCAGTCACGGCAAGGGCAAGGTCCGTGCGGCCCTCGCCGGCTCGGTGAGCAGCGCCTGCCTGCGGCACGCGACCTGCCCGGTTGCCGTGATCCCGCCGCCGGCACGCACGCCGGACAGCCCCCTCGGCCGGCGGCTGGCCGAAGTCACCGGGGAAACGGCCTGA
- a CDS encoding slipin family protein, whose protein sequence is MTVWLIVAGVVIAGLALSIRVVKQYERGVLFRLGRVVGVREPGLRFIIPVIDVLRRVSLRIVTMPIQSQGIITRDNVSVDVSAVAYFRVVDATKSVVAIENVYAAIDQIAQTTLRKVVGQHTLDETLAETDKINSDIRQILDVTTTEWGVDVTLVELKDIQLPESMKRAMAKQAEAEREKRAKIINAEGEAQAAAALGTASDTMMAHPLALQLRNLQTLMEIGVDHNSTVVFPAPLMSTIGELGTFLAREAAAAAPAAVSNGEAAVPAPR, encoded by the coding sequence ATGACCGTGTGGTTGATCGTCGCCGGGGTCGTCATCGCCGGACTGGCGCTGTCGATCCGGGTCGTCAAGCAGTACGAGAGGGGGGTGCTGTTCCGGCTGGGCCGGGTGGTCGGGGTCCGCGAGCCCGGGCTGCGGTTCATCATCCCGGTGATCGACGTGTTGCGCCGGGTGTCCCTGCGGATCGTCACGATGCCGATCCAGTCGCAGGGCATCATCACGCGCGACAACGTCAGCGTCGACGTCTCGGCGGTGGCGTACTTCCGGGTGGTGGACGCGACGAAGTCGGTGGTCGCAATCGAAAACGTCTACGCGGCGATCGACCAGATCGCCCAGACGACGCTGCGGAAGGTCGTCGGCCAGCACACCCTGGACGAGACGCTGGCCGAGACCGACAAGATCAACTCCGACATCCGGCAGATCCTCGACGTGACCACCACCGAGTGGGGCGTCGACGTGACCCTGGTGGAGCTGAAGGACATCCAGCTGCCGGAGTCGATGAAGCGGGCCATGGCCAAGCAGGCCGAAGCCGAGCGCGAGAAGCGAGCCAAGATCATCAACGCCGAGGGCGAAGCCCAGGCCGCGGCGGCGCTCGGCACGGCGTCGGACACGATGATGGCGCACCCGCTGGCGCTGCAGCTGCGGAACCTCCAGACGCTGATGGAGATCGGGGTCGACCACAACAGCACGGTGGTGTTCCCGGCGCCGCTGATGAGCACGATCGGCGAGCTGGGCACGTTCCTCGCCCGCGAAGCGGCCGCCGCTGCTCCGGCGGCGGTGTCCAACGGAGAAGCGGCGGTCCCGGCGCCTCGCTGA